The following coding sequences lie in one Maribacter forsetii DSM 18668 genomic window:
- a CDS encoding GDP-L-fucose synthase family protein gives MLDKKAKIYIAGHRGLVGSAIVKNLESKGYSNLIFRTHKELDLTNSNKVAEFFENEKPSYVILAAAKVGGIVANNTYRADFIYENLMIQNNVIHQSYVHGVQKLLFLGSTCIYPKNCPQPMKEDYLLTDVLEYTNEPYAIAKIAGIKMCESYNLQYDTNFISVMPTNLYGPNDNFDLEKSHVLPALIRKMHLGRALENNDWDAISSDLNALPIEGVNGDASKNEILSILDKYGITLKDNVVHLEIWGSGNPMREFLWSEDMADACVFLMEQRDFKDCYAQDNKEIRNTHINIGTGVDISIKDLAELIQQKIGFKGELYFNTDKPDGTLKKLTDPSKLHDLGWKHTVSLSQGIEQVYSWYTSKK, from the coding sequence AGTGCAATAGTTAAAAACCTTGAAAGTAAAGGGTATTCGAATTTAATTTTTCGAACACACAAGGAGCTAGACTTGACAAATTCCAACAAGGTTGCTGAATTCTTTGAAAATGAAAAACCCTCTTATGTTATTCTTGCAGCTGCCAAAGTTGGCGGTATAGTTGCGAATAATACGTATAGAGCAGATTTCATTTATGAGAATCTAATGATTCAAAATAATGTCATACACCAAAGCTATGTACATGGTGTACAAAAATTACTCTTTCTAGGTAGCACATGCATTTATCCTAAGAATTGTCCACAACCTATGAAAGAGGATTATTTGTTGACCGATGTTTTGGAATATACAAATGAACCTTATGCTATCGCTAAAATTGCGGGCATTAAAATGTGCGAAAGTTACAATTTACAGTATGATACGAATTTCATTTCTGTGATGCCTACAAATTTGTACGGTCCTAATGACAATTTCGATTTAGAAAAGTCACATGTCCTGCCAGCGTTAATACGTAAAATGCACTTGGGTCGCGCGCTTGAAAATAATGACTGGGACGCGATCTCATCAGATTTAAATGCGTTACCAATTGAAGGTGTCAATGGCGATGCTTCTAAAAATGAAATTCTTTCAATTTTAGATAAGTATGGCATTACATTGAAAGATAATGTCGTTCATTTAGAAATATGGGGTTCTGGTAATCCTATGCGAGAATTTCTTTGGAGTGAAGACATGGCAGATGCATGCGTTTTCTTAATGGAGCAAAGAGACTTTAAGGACTGTTATGCCCAAGACAATAAAGAAATACGTAATACGCATATCAATATAGGCACTGGTGTAGATATCAGCATAAAAGATTTAGCTGAACTTATACAGCAAAAAATAGGTTTTAAAGGCGAACTATATTTTAACACAGATAAACCAGATGGAACACTAAAAAAACTAACAGATCCCTCAAAATTACATGACCTTGGATGGAAACATACCGTTTCATTATCTCAAGGAATAGAACAAGTATATTCTTGGTACACCTCTAAGAAATAG